A genomic window from Amia ocellicauda isolate fAmiCal2 chromosome 15, fAmiCal2.hap1, whole genome shotgun sequence includes:
- the wnt5b gene encoding protein Wnt-5b isoform X2, with product MQNPFKCRTLVQGDMEIRMIQGQCARAGIHLLLAVALLTFSSPFLVDANSWWSLAMNPIQRPEMYIIGAQPLCSQLTGLSQGQRKLCQLYKDHMVYIGDGAKTGIKECQYQFRQRRWNCSTVDNTSVFGPVIQIGSRETAFTYAISAAGVVNAISRACREGELSTCGCSRAGRPKDLPRDWLWGGCGDNAEYGYRFAKEFVDAREREKNYPKGSEEHARTLMNLQNNEAGRQAVYNLANVACKCHGVSGSCSLKTCWLQLADFRRVGEFLKEKYDSAAAMKISRKGKLELVNNRFNQPTSEDLVYIDQSPDYCLRNETTGSLGTQGRLCNKTSEGMDGCELMCCGRGYDQFKTYQYERCHCKFHWCCYVKCKRCTEIVDQFVCK from the exons AATCCGTTCAAGTGCCGGACATTGGTTCAAGGGGACATGGAAATCAGGATGATTCAGGGACAGTGTGCCCGGGCTGGGATACATTTGCTGCTGGCAGTGGCCCTGCTCACCTTCAGCTCGCCCTTCCTGGTGGATGCAAACTCGTGGTG GTCTTTAGCAATGAACCCTATTCAGAGACCGGAGATGTACATCATAGGAGCTCAGCCTCTGTGCAGTCAATTGACTGGGCTTTCTCAGGGACAAAGGAAGTTGTGTCAACTTTACAAGGACCATATGGTTTACATAGGCGACGGAGCGAAGACGGGCATCAAGGAATGCCAGTACCAGTTCCGACAGCGGAGGTGGAACTGCAGCACCGTGGACAACACGTCCGTCTTTGGCCCGGTAATACAGATAG GGAGCAGGGAGACGGCGTTCACCTATGCCATCAGCGCGGCGGGGGTGGTGAACGCCATCAGCCGGGCCTGCCGCGAAGGGGAGCTCTCCACCTGCGGGTGCAGCCGGGCCGGGCGGCCCAAGGACCTGCCCCGCGACTGGCTGTGGGGGGGCTGCGGAGACAACGCTGAGTACGGCTACCGCTTCGCCAAAGAGTTCGTCGATGCCCGGGAGCGAGAGAAAAACTACCCCAAGGGCTCTGAGGAGCACGCCCGCACCCTCATGAACCTGCAGAACAATGAGGCAGGGAGGCAG GCGGTGTACAATCTAGCCAATGTAGCATGTAAGTGCCATGGCGTGTCCGGCTCCTGCAGCTTGAAGACTTGCTGGCTACAGTTGGCTGACTTTCGGAGGGTGGGTGAATTCTTGAAGGAGAAGTACGACAGTGCTGCCGCCATGAAGATCAGCCGTAAAGGCAAGCTGGAGCTGGTCAACAACCGCTTCAACCAGCCCACCTCTGAGGATCTGGTGTACATTGACCAGAGCCCAGATTACTGCCTGCGCAACGAGACCACAGGCTCTCTGGGGACCCAGGGCCGCCTCTGCAACAAGACCTCGGAGGGCATGGACGGCTGTGAGCTGATGTGCTGCGGCCGCGGCTACGACCAGTTCAAGACTTACCAGTACGAGCGCTGCCACTGCAAGTTCCACTGGTGCTGCTACGTCAAGTGCAAGAGATGCACAGAGATCGTGGACCAGTTTGTGTGCAAATAG
- the wnt5b gene encoding protein Wnt-5b isoform X1 produces MQKNPFKCRTLVQGDMEIRMIQGQCARAGIHLLLAVALLTFSSPFLVDANSWWSLAMNPIQRPEMYIIGAQPLCSQLTGLSQGQRKLCQLYKDHMVYIGDGAKTGIKECQYQFRQRRWNCSTVDNTSVFGPVIQIGSRETAFTYAISAAGVVNAISRACREGELSTCGCSRAGRPKDLPRDWLWGGCGDNAEYGYRFAKEFVDAREREKNYPKGSEEHARTLMNLQNNEAGRQAVYNLANVACKCHGVSGSCSLKTCWLQLADFRRVGEFLKEKYDSAAAMKISRKGKLELVNNRFNQPTSEDLVYIDQSPDYCLRNETTGSLGTQGRLCNKTSEGMDGCELMCCGRGYDQFKTYQYERCHCKFHWCCYVKCKRCTEIVDQFVCK; encoded by the exons AAGAATCCGTTCAAGTGCCGGACATTGGTTCAAGGGGACATGGAAATCAGGATGATTCAGGGACAGTGTGCCCGGGCTGGGATACATTTGCTGCTGGCAGTGGCCCTGCTCACCTTCAGCTCGCCCTTCCTGGTGGATGCAAACTCGTGGTG GTCTTTAGCAATGAACCCTATTCAGAGACCGGAGATGTACATCATAGGAGCTCAGCCTCTGTGCAGTCAATTGACTGGGCTTTCTCAGGGACAAAGGAAGTTGTGTCAACTTTACAAGGACCATATGGTTTACATAGGCGACGGAGCGAAGACGGGCATCAAGGAATGCCAGTACCAGTTCCGACAGCGGAGGTGGAACTGCAGCACCGTGGACAACACGTCCGTCTTTGGCCCGGTAATACAGATAG GGAGCAGGGAGACGGCGTTCACCTATGCCATCAGCGCGGCGGGGGTGGTGAACGCCATCAGCCGGGCCTGCCGCGAAGGGGAGCTCTCCACCTGCGGGTGCAGCCGGGCCGGGCGGCCCAAGGACCTGCCCCGCGACTGGCTGTGGGGGGGCTGCGGAGACAACGCTGAGTACGGCTACCGCTTCGCCAAAGAGTTCGTCGATGCCCGGGAGCGAGAGAAAAACTACCCCAAGGGCTCTGAGGAGCACGCCCGCACCCTCATGAACCTGCAGAACAATGAGGCAGGGAGGCAG GCGGTGTACAATCTAGCCAATGTAGCATGTAAGTGCCATGGCGTGTCCGGCTCCTGCAGCTTGAAGACTTGCTGGCTACAGTTGGCTGACTTTCGGAGGGTGGGTGAATTCTTGAAGGAGAAGTACGACAGTGCTGCCGCCATGAAGATCAGCCGTAAAGGCAAGCTGGAGCTGGTCAACAACCGCTTCAACCAGCCCACCTCTGAGGATCTGGTGTACATTGACCAGAGCCCAGATTACTGCCTGCGCAACGAGACCACAGGCTCTCTGGGGACCCAGGGCCGCCTCTGCAACAAGACCTCGGAGGGCATGGACGGCTGTGAGCTGATGTGCTGCGGCCGCGGCTACGACCAGTTCAAGACTTACCAGTACGAGCGCTGCCACTGCAAGTTCCACTGGTGCTGCTACGTCAAGTGCAAGAGATGCACAGAGATCGTGGACCAGTTTGTGTGCAAATAG